The Natrinema salaciae genome includes a window with the following:
- a CDS encoding ArsA family ATPase has product MSGIDVEPVDESEGEDEEATRDSDDGAHSIEVTPTESVDGAADERETIDVEPSDEPIDGPDYVLYGGKGGVGKTTMAAATALDSARGGTPTLIVSTDPAHSLSDTFETDIPSEPGRIRDDIPLYAAEIDPEAAIERGDTPFGGAGTEAGAADESPFPGDADGSPFPGGEGTEGGPLGGLGDLLSGDSPMDALFGGAMPGADEAAAMQLLLEYMDDERFERVVVDTAPTGHTLRLLQLPEIMDTMMGRLVKFRQRIGGMLDGVKGMFGGEEPSADEDDLEDLEVLRERIERLRAALRDPARTDFRIVMVPEEMSVFESKRLRQQLREFEIPVGTVVVNRVMEPLSNVTDDVEGEFLQPNLDDCEFCQRRWDVQQTALAEAQDLFRGTDVRRVPLFAEEVRGEEMLAVVAACLR; this is encoded by the coding sequence ATGAGCGGCATCGACGTCGAACCGGTCGACGAGAGCGAGGGCGAGGACGAGGAAGCGACGAGGGACAGCGACGACGGCGCACACTCCATCGAGGTGACGCCGACCGAGTCCGTCGACGGCGCGGCGGACGAGCGCGAAACGATCGACGTCGAGCCGTCCGACGAGCCGATCGACGGCCCCGATTACGTCCTCTACGGCGGGAAAGGCGGCGTCGGAAAGACGACGATGGCGGCCGCGACCGCCCTCGACAGCGCTCGGGGCGGAACCCCGACGCTGATCGTCTCGACCGATCCGGCCCACTCACTGTCCGACACCTTCGAGACCGACATCCCGTCCGAACCCGGTCGGATCCGCGACGATATCCCCCTCTACGCGGCCGAGATCGACCCCGAGGCGGCGATCGAGCGGGGCGACACCCCCTTCGGCGGCGCGGGGACGGAGGCGGGAGCAGCGGACGAGTCGCCGTTCCCCGGCGATGCGGACGGCTCTCCGTTTCCCGGCGGCGAGGGGACGGAGGGCGGCCCCCTCGGCGGTCTCGGCGATCTGCTCAGCGGCGACTCGCCGATGGACGCCCTCTTCGGCGGCGCGATGCCCGGGGCCGACGAGGCCGCCGCGATGCAGCTCCTGCTCGAGTACATGGACGACGAGCGGTTCGAGCGCGTGGTCGTCGACACGGCCCCGACGGGCCACACGCTCCGCCTGCTGCAGCTGCCCGAGATCATGGACACGATGATGGGGCGGCTCGTCAAATTCCGCCAGCGCATCGGCGGCATGCTCGACGGGGTCAAGGGAATGTTCGGAGGGGAGGAGCCGTCCGCGGACGAAGACGACCTCGAGGATCTGGAAGTGCTGCGCGAGCGCATCGAGCGCCTGCGGGCTGCGCTGCGCGATCCCGCACGCACCGACTTCCGGATCGTCATGGTCCCCGAAGAGATGAGCGTCTTCGAATCGAAGCGGCTGCGCCAGCAGCTCCGCGAGTTCGAGATCCCCGTCGGCACCGTTGTCGTCAACCGCGTGATGGAACCGCTCTCGAACGTCACCGACGACGTGGAGGGCGAGTTCCTGCAGCCGAACCTCGACGACTGCGAGTTCTGTCAGCGGCGCTGGGACGTCCAGCAGACCGCCCTCGCGGAGGCACAGGACCTCTTCCGGGGGACCGACGTGCGGCGCGTCCCGCTGTTCGCCGAGGAGGTCCGGGGGGAGGAGATGCTCGCGGTCGTCGCGGCCTGTCTGCGGTAG
- a CDS encoding metal-dependent hydrolase codes for MNKKGHVLNAVLLSIGLGYLLEPSGSLETFRTIVMIGVPVTLGALFPDVDTAFGKHRKTLHNLPILVAFLAFPYVFGNLEYVWIGVLTHYVLDVAGSKRGIALFYPVWKKEFGLPIGVAVSSKRADLMMLVVTVGELLLVALIVFEVPQWGFELGRKTLGI; via the coding sequence ATGAACAAGAAGGGGCACGTCCTGAACGCCGTTCTGCTGAGTATCGGACTGGGGTATCTGCTCGAGCCGTCGGGGAGTCTGGAGACGTTCAGAACCATCGTGATGATCGGCGTTCCCGTGACGCTCGGGGCCCTCTTTCCGGACGTCGACACCGCCTTCGGCAAGCACCGGAAGACGCTGCACAACCTGCCGATTCTGGTCGCCTTTCTCGCCTTTCCGTACGTCTTCGGAAACCTCGAGTACGTCTGGATCGGGGTGTTGACCCACTACGTCCTCGACGTCGCGGGGAGCAAGCGGGGGATCGCGCTGTTCTATCCGGTCTGGAAGAAGGAGTTCGGGCTCCCGATCGGCGTCGCGGTCAGCAGCAAACGTGCGGATCTGATGATGCTGGTCGTCACCGTCGGCGAGTTACTCCTCGTCGCCCTGATCGTCTTCGAGGTGCCGCAGTGGGGGTTCGAACTGGGGCGGAAGACGCTCGGCATCTGA
- a CDS encoding AI-2E family transporter, with the protein MNARTAFLALLVSALCALAAMMVLPLLEYVLAACLLAVVLRPAYERLEPRVGPRVAGLTCTGLAVVGGIVPLLLISIVVARTAASVLESFDADRIVATGRDVARNDLGMADETVTALETAVRSELVGSIPGAAELTLTRTVGVVATGMEVAVGVFVVVFLVYYLLIDGPAALGWIREVAPLDATVLDELFEEVHAVTVAVLRSHVFVALVQGVLGGLGLALLGVPYATTLAIVLVFASFLPTIGVWLVWGPVTIAHATSSNPIRAAILLGYGIAVLAVADSYLRAILVDRGSSLHPATALVGVVGGISLFGIVGLFVGPVVIAAFKACVTVVDRIDRADRDEPEPGIERERPVVKTER; encoded by the coding sequence ATGAACGCCCGAACGGCGTTTCTCGCCCTCCTGGTGAGCGCTCTCTGCGCGCTCGCCGCAATGATGGTGTTGCCGCTCCTGGAGTACGTCCTCGCGGCGTGCCTGCTCGCGGTCGTCCTCCGTCCGGCCTACGAGCGACTCGAGCCCCGCGTCGGCCCGCGGGTCGCCGGGCTCACGTGCACCGGCCTCGCCGTCGTCGGCGGTATCGTTCCGCTACTTCTCATCTCGATCGTCGTGGCTCGCACCGCCGCGTCGGTCCTCGAGTCGTTCGACGCCGATCGGATCGTCGCGACCGGTCGCGACGTGGCGCGGAACGACCTGGGGATGGCCGACGAGACGGTCACGGCGCTCGAGACCGCCGTGCGTTCCGAACTCGTGGGATCGATCCCGGGCGCGGCGGAGTTGACGCTGACCCGTACTGTCGGCGTCGTGGCGACGGGGATGGAGGTGGCCGTCGGCGTGTTCGTCGTCGTCTTTCTGGTGTACTATCTGCTGATCGACGGCCCGGCCGCCCTGGGCTGGATCCGAGAGGTCGCTCCGCTCGACGCGACGGTGCTCGACGAACTGTTCGAGGAAGTCCACGCGGTCACCGTGGCGGTCCTCCGCAGTCACGTGTTCGTCGCGCTCGTTCAGGGTGTCCTCGGCGGACTGGGACTTGCATTGCTCGGCGTGCCGTACGCGACTACGCTGGCCATCGTTCTCGTCTTCGCCTCGTTCCTGCCGACGATCGGCGTCTGGCTCGTCTGGGGGCCGGTGACGATCGCCCACGCGACCTCGAGCAATCCCATACGCGCCGCAATCTTGCTCGGATACGGTATCGCGGTTCTCGCCGTCGCCGACAGCTACCTGCGGGCGATCCTCGTCGACCGGGGGTCCAGTCTCCATCCGGCGACCGCGCTGGTGGGCGTCGTCGGCGGGATCTCCCTGTTCGGAATCGTGGGGCTGTTCGTCGGGCCCGTCGTCATCGCGGCGTTCAAAGCCTGCGTCACGGTCGTCGATCGAATCGATCGGGCCGATCGGGACGAACCCGAACCCGGAATCGAGCGGGAGCGCCCGGTCGTGAAAACGGAGCGGTAG
- a CDS encoding CinA family protein: MNDDIDRERPMAVADALRETEASLAVAESCTGGLIGAAITAVPGASDYFDSGLTTYAYDAKRRHLGVSREALDEHGAVSEPVAREMAQGIRDVTDVTWGISTTGIAGPTGGTEENPVGTVYIGISYGAPWGSEESYTTVSRYVFDGDRADVRAKTVDRALADLLAELEAR, translated from the coding sequence ATGAACGACGACATCGACCGCGAGCGCCCGATGGCGGTCGCGGATGCGCTTCGAGAGACGGAGGCGTCGCTGGCCGTCGCCGAGTCCTGTACCGGCGGCCTGATCGGCGCGGCGATCACCGCCGTGCCGGGCGCGAGCGACTACTTCGATTCGGGGCTGACGACCTACGCCTACGACGCCAAGCGTCGTCACCTCGGGGTCAGTCGCGAAGCGCTCGACGAGCACGGGGCCGTCTCCGAACCCGTGGCCCGCGAGATGGCACAGGGGATCCGAGACGTCACGGACGTGACGTGGGGTATCTCGACGACCGGGATCGCCGGTCCGACCGGCGGGACCGAAGAGAATCCGGTCGGCACGGTCTACATCGGAATCTCGTACGGGGCACCGTGGGGGAGCGAGGAGTCGTACACGACCGTCTCCCGGTACGTCTTCGACGGCGACCGCGCGGACGTCCGCGCGAAGACCGTCGATCGGGCGCTCGCGGACCTGCTCGCCGAACTCGAGGCGCGCTGA
- a CDS encoding CPBP family glutamic-type intramembrane protease, giving the protein MRLSWVQKSLLVGAVLTVLWMRFVPSDLTQRVLVDGVLLVAGPLALGLSHGNRLGWRVDRIAIRNTVLLALFVLPFYVVGSTLPSIRAFYPIWETSAAPGAFVPHAIKLFALALAAETYYRGLLCVGVKEIGFGAVFISPVVYMLHHTSKPPIEFLLSGPTDVLFGAVDYQSNSLLPSVVAHGGGLVLLDWLVLHDPLFDPTLMIRLLEWLPIPL; this is encoded by the coding sequence ATGCGACTCTCCTGGGTCCAGAAGTCGTTGCTGGTCGGCGCCGTGCTGACGGTGCTGTGGATGCGGTTCGTTCCCAGCGACCTGACCCAGCGGGTCCTCGTAGACGGCGTCCTCCTCGTCGCGGGACCGCTCGCCCTCGGGCTCTCACACGGGAACCGTCTCGGCTGGCGCGTCGATCGCATCGCGATTCGGAACACGGTCTTGCTCGCGCTGTTCGTCCTCCCGTTCTACGTCGTCGGGTCGACGCTGCCGTCGATCCGCGCGTTCTACCCGATCTGGGAGACGTCGGCCGCGCCGGGAGCGTTCGTCCCGCACGCGATCAAGCTCTTTGCGCTCGCGCTGGCCGCCGAGACCTACTACCGCGGCTTGCTCTGCGTGGGCGTCAAGGAGATCGGCTTCGGTGCGGTGTTCATCAGCCCCGTGGTCTACATGCTCCACCACACGTCGAAGCCGCCGATCGAGTTCCTGCTGTCGGGTCCGACCGACGTCCTGTTCGGCGCCGTCGATTACCAGTCCAACTCCCTTCTGCCCTCCGTCGTCGCACACGGCGGCGGACTGGTCCTGCTCGACTGGCTCGTCCTGCACGACCCGTTGTTCGATCCGACCCTGATGATACGGCTGCTCGAGTGGCTGCCGATCCCGCTCTAA
- a CDS encoding pyridoxal phosphate-dependent aminotransferase, with the protein MNYETPLFFQVMAYADAADRDVIDMVSGTPDWEPPAALRSGLREYADLESDRFQYPPSDGLRELREEIAARRGVDADQVVVTNGAGEANYLAMARALERERGREFLLTDPVYPYYPGKATMLGGTHSSVATDDEGRLRPEDVRAAASAETAAIVVTTPNNPTGAVYPAETMRELVAVAEEYDAVLISDEVYDHYDLSGRFASALETDSTHRIVTNAFSKSMAITGVRVGYAIFPPELVANARSRHMLVTVATTRPGQYAVLQALRETGPEYYERNRELLRDRVDTFTDALDAAGAEYTTPSGSFYVMARFDGYPGTLETVERLIDEAGVAGMPGEAFGDSRTDWLRFALVSPRVEEAAERLATYFD; encoded by the coding sequence ATGAACTACGAGACGCCGCTGTTCTTTCAGGTGATGGCGTACGCGGACGCGGCCGACCGCGACGTCATCGACATGGTCAGCGGAACCCCCGACTGGGAGCCACCTGCGGCACTCCGATCGGGGTTGCGGGAGTACGCCGATCTCGAGTCCGACCGCTTCCAGTACCCGCCCAGCGACGGGCTCCGCGAACTACGGGAGGAGATCGCCGCGCGCCGCGGCGTCGACGCCGATCAGGTCGTCGTGACGAACGGCGCTGGCGAGGCGAACTACCTCGCGATGGCGCGAGCCCTCGAGCGCGAGCGCGGACGCGAATTCCTGCTGACCGATCCCGTCTACCCCTACTACCCCGGGAAGGCGACGATGCTCGGCGGCACGCACTCGTCCGTCGCGACTGACGACGAGGGGCGGCTTCGTCCCGAGGACGTCCGCGCGGCCGCGAGCGCGGAGACGGCTGCGATCGTGGTGACGACGCCCAACAATCCGACCGGCGCGGTCTACCCCGCGGAGACGATGCGGGAACTCGTCGCCGTCGCCGAGGAGTACGACGCCGTGCTGATCAGCGACGAGGTCTACGACCACTACGATCTCTCGGGGCGGTTCGCCAGCGCGCTCGAGACCGACTCCACCCACCGGATCGTCACGAACGCGTTTTCGAAGTCGATGGCGATCACCGGCGTGCGCGTCGGCTACGCGATCTTCCCGCCAGAACTCGTCGCGAACGCCAGGAGTCGACACATGCTGGTCACCGTCGCCACCACTCGGCCGGGGCAGTACGCGGTCCTGCAGGCGCTGCGCGAGACGGGGCCGGAGTACTACGAGCGCAACCGCGAACTCCTTCGTGACCGCGTCGACACGTTCACCGACGCGCTCGACGCGGCGGGGGCGGAGTACACCACGCCAAGCGGCTCGTTCTACGTGATGGCTCGCTTCGACGGCTACCCGGGGACGCTCGAGACCGTCGAGCGACTGATCGACGAGGCCGGCGTGGCCGGCATGCCCGGCGAGGCCTTCGGCGACTCGCGGACCGACTGGCTCCGGTTCGCGCTCGTGTCGCCGCGCGTCGAGGAAGCGGCCGAGCGGCTGGCGACCTACTTCGACTGA
- a CDS encoding universal stress protein, whose translation MYRVLLPVDENESRARAQASAVRELPSAATTVSVDVLHVRDGGTGADAEWAAGGFAEEYADEMERVADDETLPASVEAAADVLAAGDLEWTVRAAAGDPAETILEAADEDDSDLIVLGVRRRSPVGKVLFGSVAQAVILGSDRPVTVVSADRD comes from the coding sequence ATGTACCGCGTGTTGCTTCCGGTCGACGAGAACGAATCGCGAGCGCGGGCACAAGCGAGCGCCGTCCGCGAACTCCCGAGCGCGGCGACGACCGTCTCGGTCGACGTGCTCCACGTCCGCGACGGCGGGACCGGAGCGGACGCCGAGTGGGCGGCGGGCGGATTCGCCGAGGAGTACGCCGACGAGATGGAGCGAGTAGCCGACGACGAGACCCTCCCCGCCTCGGTCGAAGCGGCGGCCGACGTGCTGGCTGCCGGCGACCTCGAGTGGACGGTCCGCGCCGCGGCGGGCGACCCCGCGGAGACGATCCTCGAGGCGGCCGACGAGGACGACAGCGACCTGATCGTTCTCGGCGTGCGACGCCGGTCTCCGGTCGGAAAAGTACTGTTCGGCAGCGTCGCTCAGGCCGTGATCCTCGGCAGCGACCGGCCGGTGACGGTGGTCAGTGCGGACCGGGACTAG
- a CDS encoding DUF7139 domain-containing protein, whose product MTSLTEAYDGTASGVTSRRLVAGTALVGLGAVLAVVAVLVATTDFFGRFAVELAPAVADDLAPIRVGGVLAGLSVPTALVGVFVVLPAGRRVRAAAAISASLCLLGVVLFWHAYPEHWRGYGQELTLEVSAIYLLGLLPSVWCLFAAVATFKRRNDPGGNLEMNVTRHNKTVLEVEESADSDGLGGIGFFGGTPDGEVETQTNADADAGGNGSGSTPLSYDEGATGSRRSQRSRTSGRPVGAATSDGGSVASDISSPLETGDGHDAEIVESSTETPTEPTDRYCGNCKHFEYVRSSEGMVPYCARHETAMDDMDACEEWTPNR is encoded by the coding sequence ATGACAAGCCTGACGGAGGCCTACGACGGGACCGCATCGGGGGTGACGAGTCGCCGACTGGTCGCGGGAACGGCGCTCGTGGGACTCGGCGCGGTCCTGGCCGTCGTGGCCGTACTCGTGGCGACGACCGACTTCTTCGGCAGGTTCGCCGTCGAACTCGCGCCCGCCGTCGCCGACGACCTCGCGCCGATCCGCGTCGGCGGGGTGCTCGCCGGTCTTAGCGTCCCGACCGCCCTCGTCGGCGTCTTCGTCGTCCTCCCCGCCGGCCGTCGAGTTCGAGCCGCCGCCGCGATCAGCGCGAGCCTCTGTCTGCTCGGGGTCGTCCTCTTCTGGCACGCCTACCCCGAACACTGGCGCGGCTACGGACAGGAGCTGACGCTCGAGGTCTCCGCGATCTACCTGCTCGGGCTCCTCCCGTCGGTCTGGTGTCTGTTCGCCGCCGTCGCCACGTTCAAGCGGCGCAACGATCCCGGCGGAAACCTCGAGATGAACGTCACCCGGCACAACAAGACCGTCCTCGAGGTCGAGGAGTCGGCCGACTCGGACGGGCTGGGCGGCATCGGCTTCTTCGGCGGCACGCCGGACGGGGAAGTCGAGACACAGACCAACGCGGACGCCGACGCGGGCGGGAACGGCTCCGGGAGCACGCCCCTTTCGTACGACGAGGGCGCGACCGGGAGCCGCCGATCCCAGCGCTCGCGCACGTCCGGTCGGCCCGTCGGCGCTGCGACCAGCGACGGCGGCTCCGTGGCCTCCGATATCTCGTCGCCGCTCGAGACCGGGGACGGCCACGACGCGGAGATCGTCGAGTCGTCGACCGAGACGCCGACGGAGCCGACGGATCGCTACTGTGGGAACTGCAAACACTTCGAGTACGTCCGGTCGTCGGAGGGGATGGTCCCTTACTGCGCCCGCCACGAGACGGCCATGGACGACATGGACGCCTGCGAGGAGTGGACGCCGAATCGGTGA
- a CDS encoding DUF302 domain-containing protein — MSLPIDPTEIDPDDYGEHHATLEMDHEDAIEHAREVFTDAGFGVPAEFSPSELLNEKVDADRDPYYVLGACNPAMADRVLDVTEQMGALFPCNVVVWEEEPGRQVVYHVSIMKIARLLGIAPDDENWQEIVDETSEMVDEAYANL; from the coding sequence ATGTCGCTTCCGATCGACCCGACGGAGATCGACCCGGACGACTACGGCGAGCACCACGCGACCCTCGAGATGGACCACGAGGACGCGATCGAACACGCTCGCGAGGTCTTCACCGACGCGGGCTTCGGCGTGCCAGCCGAGTTCTCGCCGTCGGAACTCCTCAACGAGAAGGTCGACGCGGACCGCGATCCCTACTACGTACTCGGGGCCTGTAATCCCGCGATGGCCGACCGGGTGCTGGACGTGACCGAACAGATGGGGGCGCTGTTCCCGTGTAACGTCGTCGTCTGGGAGGAAGAACCGGGCCGTCAGGTCGTCTACCACGTTTCGATCATGAAGATCGCACGCTTGCTCGGCATCGCACCGGACGACGAGAACTGGCAGGAAATCGTCGACGAGACCAGCGAGATGGTCGACGAGGCGTACGCGAACCTCTGA
- the arcD gene encoding arginine/ornithine antiporter ArcD, with the protein MTFDFTPTTIDDLEPERRPSFALALVPVLAVVTFLGIGSAVLGLDPHVPLLWSIVFVGAFGRFLGYGWPELSDGIANGLLMGLQALLIIFTIYALIATWVDAGTIPAMMYYGLELLTPTVFLPITAILAAVVAFSIGSSWTTVGTLGVAFVGIGAGLGVSAPMTVGAVISGAYAGDKQSPLSDTTNLAAGVTNTSLYDHIRRMRTGTAVAFGLAVAGFAGLGLRAGGEIPVGRVAEIQTALAGTYDLSVLVFLPLVVTFGLALYGYPALPTLVAGVFAGVLTSILIQGTGFVAAWEAFMGGTAPETGADLVNELLATGGLTGSAWTITVVVAALSLGGLLERTGVLAVLAHHLSQGVRRSGSLIAGTGASAILINALTAQQYMSIVLPGLTLRNLYEEFGLDSDELSRAVEAAGTPTGALIPWHAGGVFMASATGVPTLEYAPFYLFGFLSPLVLFAMALSGRGVPTTERTDRVQTAD; encoded by the coding sequence ATGACGTTCGACTTCACACCGACGACGATCGACGATCTCGAGCCCGAGCGGCGACCGTCGTTCGCTCTCGCGCTCGTTCCCGTGCTCGCCGTCGTTACGTTCCTCGGCATCGGCTCGGCCGTCCTCGGGCTCGATCCGCACGTGCCGCTGCTCTGGAGTATCGTCTTCGTCGGCGCGTTCGGCCGCTTCCTCGGCTACGGCTGGCCCGAACTCTCCGACGGGATCGCCAACGGCCTCCTGATGGGGCTGCAGGCGCTGTTGATCATCTTTACTATCTACGCGCTGATCGCGACCTGGGTCGACGCCGGCACGATCCCGGCGATGATGTACTACGGCCTCGAGTTGCTGACGCCGACGGTGTTCCTCCCCATCACGGCGATTCTGGCCGCCGTCGTCGCGTTCTCGATCGGGTCCTCGTGGACGACGGTCGGGACGCTGGGCGTCGCGTTCGTCGGGATCGGTGCGGGGCTCGGCGTCTCGGCGCCGATGACCGTCGGTGCGGTCATCTCGGGCGCCTACGCGGGGGACAAGCAGTCGCCGCTGTCGGACACGACGAACCTCGCGGCCGGCGTCACGAACACGTCGCTGTACGATCACATTCGCCGGATGCGGACGGGAACGGCCGTCGCGTTCGGCCTCGCGGTGGCCGGGTTCGCCGGCCTCGGGCTCCGCGCAGGCGGCGAGATTCCGGTTGGCCGGGTCGCCGAGATTCAGACCGCGCTCGCGGGCACGTACGATCTCTCCGTGCTCGTGTTCCTGCCGCTGGTCGTCACCTTCGGCCTCGCGCTCTACGGCTACCCCGCGCTCCCAACGCTCGTGGCCGGCGTCTTCGCCGGCGTGCTCACCTCGATCCTGATTCAGGGAACCGGGTTCGTCGCCGCCTGGGAGGCCTTTATGGGCGGGACCGCCCCCGAGACCGGTGCCGACCTGGTGAACGAACTCCTCGCGACCGGCGGGCTCACGGGCTCCGCCTGGACGATCACCGTCGTCGTCGCCGCGCTCTCGCTCGGTGGCCTCCTCGAGCGAACCGGCGTGCTGGCGGTGCTCGCTCACCACCTCTCCCAGGGCGTCCGACGTTCGGGCAGCCTGATCGCCGGCACCGGTGCGTCCGCGATCCTGATCAACGCGCTCACCGCCCAGCAGTACATGAGCATCGTCCTGCCGGGACTGACGCTGCGAAACCTCTACGAGGAGTTCGGCCTCGACAGCGACGAACTCTCTCGCGCCGTCGAAGCCGCCGGGACGCCCACCGGCGCGCTGATTCCGTGGCACGCCGGCGGCGTCTTCATGGCCTCGGCGACCGGCGTTCCCACCCTCGAGTACGCGCCGTTCTACCTGTTCGGGTTCCTGTCGCCGCTCGTACTGTTCGCGATGGCGCTGAGCGGGCGCGGCGTGCCGACGACCGAGCGCACGGACCGAGTACAGACCGCCGACTAA
- the nreA gene encoding DNA repair protein NreA yields the protein MRLDDYIEDLEPDEEAERRRLAKEKSYAITDHLEEFERRFDDALSGDTLVGSTAPSIFVGRSNYPDIPVGLLSPVGDENAAEEYVTDGDWYRQGYAIDDVLQRRTGLLNSSKRANVDSPSIASRLTPSVHDTWDGFVGVQREVAIADRPVDLEIGLDDKPDLGLDAGTDVATPRGPRANARNADLRENPHVPRPVKKTLEDDDWQAEGAMTYLYRRGFDVYEINSILSAGALGQTKQRRLVPTRWSITAVDDTVGKFLRGRIRNAPSIDEVQVWANEYVGNRYWIVLAPGNWEFELVEMKAPGSIWNPDPHDDIWLASANEGYEGRSSYVEETAGAYYAARLGVLEYLESVGRQAKCLVLREVSDDYWAPVGVWQVRESVRNAFDGEYGEAETFHDAVSAVANRLPVSYARLRRKSELAAGLQSNLSAFSNSD from the coding sequence ATGCGCCTCGACGACTACATCGAGGATCTAGAGCCCGACGAGGAGGCCGAGCGCCGCCGACTCGCCAAGGAGAAGTCCTACGCGATCACGGACCACCTCGAGGAGTTCGAACGGCGGTTCGACGACGCGCTGAGCGGCGATACCCTCGTCGGCTCGACCGCCCCGTCGATCTTCGTCGGCCGGTCGAACTACCCGGACATTCCCGTCGGGCTGCTCTCGCCGGTCGGCGACGAGAACGCGGCCGAGGAGTACGTCACCGACGGCGACTGGTACCGGCAGGGGTACGCGATCGACGACGTGCTCCAGCGCCGGACCGGGCTCCTGAACTCGAGCAAGCGCGCGAACGTCGACTCGCCGAGCATCGCGAGCCGCCTGACCCCCTCCGTTCACGACACGTGGGACGGCTTCGTCGGCGTCCAGCGCGAGGTCGCCATCGCCGATCGGCCGGTCGACCTCGAGATCGGGTTGGACGACAAGCCGGACCTCGGACTGGACGCGGGAACGGACGTGGCGACGCCGCGCGGTCCCCGCGCCAACGCCCGTAACGCCGATCTCCGGGAGAATCCACACGTCCCGCGGCCGGTCAAGAAGACCCTCGAGGACGACGACTGGCAGGCCGAGGGGGCGATGACGTACCTCTACCGGCGCGGGTTCGACGTCTACGAGATCAACTCCATCCTCTCGGCGGGCGCACTCGGGCAGACGAAACAGCGCCGGCTGGTCCCGACGCGGTGGTCGATCACGGCCGTCGACGACACCGTCGGGAAGTTCCTGCGCGGGCGCATCCGGAACGCGCCGAGCATCGACGAGGTGCAGGTCTGGGCCAACGAGTACGTCGGAAACCGGTACTGGATCGTGCTCGCGCCCGGCAACTGGGAGTTCGAACTCGTCGAGATGAAAGCGCCCGGCAGCATCTGGAACCCCGATCCGCACGACGATATCTGGCTGGCCAGCGCCAACGAGGGATACGAGGGCCGCTCGAGCTACGTCGAGGAGACCGCGGGCGCCTACTACGCCGCTCGGCTCGGCGTACTCGAGTACCTCGAGTCGGTCGGCCGGCAGGCGAAGTGTCTCGTCCTGCGGGAAGTGTCGGACGACTACTGGGCACCGGTCGGCGTCTGGCAGGTCCGCGAGAGCGTCCGCAACGCCTTCGACGGGGAGTACGGCGAGGCGGAGACGTTCCACGACGCGGTGTCGGCGGTCGCGAACCGGTTGCCGGTGTCCTACGCGCGATTGCGCCGCAAATCCGAACTCGCGGCCGGGTTGCAGTCGAACCTGAGCGCCTTCTCGAACTCGGACTGA
- a CDS encoding DUF5789 family protein, which translates to MSDEDEEAEPAVSLGDHTPVEGAPLARVSSRLTWPKEKSEVDRLEGESVIRTPEGPRELSAVLEEVDETYFQRHQEFETNVRDVIGTGPIPTADE; encoded by the coding sequence ATGAGCGACGAGGACGAGGAAGCGGAGCCGGCAGTTTCGCTCGGAGACCACACCCCCGTCGAAGGTGCGCCGCTCGCCCGCGTGAGTTCGCGGCTGACCTGGCCCAAAGAGAAGAGCGAGGTCGACCGACTCGAGGGCGAGAGCGTCATCCGAACGCCCGAGGGTCCCCGGGAGCTGTCGGCCGTGCTCGAGGAAGTCGACGAGACGTACTTCCAGCGACACCAGGAGTTCGAGACCAACGTTCGGGACGTCATCGGAACCGGCCCGATCCCGACCGCGGACGAGTAG
- a CDS encoding tautomerase encodes MPPLQFDTTLSLSDAEKTALAERVTELYTTEMATTAGHVAVTIRDRGAAALHFGRAVDGPLFFLDAEIRRGRSLERNRAFALATVEYSGNTFDIPDEHTKAVFTDHPDEAMMGVDRVGGDWDGDLDESA; translated from the coding sequence ATGCCGCCGTTGCAGTTCGACACGACGCTGTCGCTATCGGACGCGGAGAAGACGGCGCTCGCCGAGCGGGTAACGGAGCTGTACACGACCGAGATGGCGACGACGGCGGGCCACGTCGCCGTCACGATACGCGACCGCGGGGCGGCAGCCCTCCACTTCGGACGCGCCGTCGATGGGCCGTTGTTCTTTCTCGACGCCGAGATCCGTCGCGGCCGCTCGCTCGAGCGGAACCGAGCGTTCGCGCTCGCTACCGTGGAGTATTCCGGGAATACGTTCGATATTCCGGACGAGCACACGAAGGCCGTCTTCACCGACCATCCCGACGAGGCGATGATGGGCGTCGACCGCGTCGGGGGCGACTGGGACGGCGACCTCGACGAGTCGGCGTGA